A stretch of Fusarium poae strain DAOMC 252244 chromosome 2, whole genome shotgun sequence DNA encodes these proteins:
- a CDS encoding hypothetical protein (BUSCO:5988at5125) — protein sequence MQAPSSGSQRAFAHRRSPGAEPGPPPNVPVRSISPALQARASSASARSVQSTGSRRMNREGSGGSGSNMPLSQIEKSVTHLLVATKQLLETLTQWSRGQATDSQVSDVYVRLGYEFNMACRAFTAIHVDTSDLGNVPDSLRHILEATLSQEASAESLEKYLPRIRDIIINLLHGLKRKQQKLRQKQARDRDGHAPPDRATSVSTVGSGNSGLTNMLEEGLENGFQPPPEAQPTENLPSSSGSTNRSPRRFNAQRESSRQSAISEQSSLSSNTMQNMPVVPPYPEGESSIPTGPSAPSGPQGGELNIDSFPPPPPTPPDNTSSALAALQKGGDLERRASRRYSQYQISKHLGGANGVPILPSQNSPIPNRGRKEVRESLRAVQGRQSIRHNRNNSSQSMRANTAEDSPVRIPDKVSEENPAAELPSKIDSPVPQTPDDAYAASATLSGPPTDPMFFQDDGNSPETPRTEKSKPEPEVVPTPPSKPAATSYFQDSPPPTPSKDLTLFLQYKSKVKKFVLSEGRAELTIGRLQLAFIEKFSWNTQQNGADLPEIYIQDPISGVRHELEDLADVKDRTVLVLNVEALDEVKRHIDEGIASLADIVRDVKQTVTDQGAALQRVSDRQQEAANEMARLALSPPAAAASADGGRTQFTSGRKLNNSQLGELRSLKQDLAVMRQTYSNFQADIQDSMATIRTKAANVKVAATKAAIPDIEGDAGYSYVTSGRKQLNGDSDRLVGKVDDLQDLIEDLRKDVVHRGVRPLPRQLDSVGKDIATLSKELKRMEEYMVQEKPIWTKIWEKELEDVCQGRDELRLMEDLLVDLRDDLEKASETFTLVEQATKEQMKDNGTGASAGNARQFSKGLVSLGNSTDQGAAKEGVLGEVRALQPNHEDRLEAIERAEKLRQKELATRNINPMHREIVNFVADGKLKKSGGFEEVERARKAKDDRIRREVWQRQNGIIPENPIGEEEVDGEAIQEAMDDDEAEFLRQMIAEEEAAAAAAAAEGEDQPPPPPPKDGDDDGKGPEQPNGA from the exons ATGCAAGCTCCGTCATCCGGTTCTCAACGCGCCTTTGCCCATCGTCGTTCGCCTGGCGCTGAGCCTGGACCACCACCTAATGTTCCTGTTCGGTCCATCTCCCCAGCACTGCAGGCTCGGGCCTCGAGCGCCTCAGCGAGGTCTGTACAATCCACTGGCTCTCGAAGGATGAATCGTGAA GGTTCTGGTGGTAGCGGTTCGAATATGCCTCTATCGCAGATCGAAAAGAGCGTCACCCACCTCCTCGTTGCAACGAAACAGCTTTTAGAAACCTTGACGCAATGGTCGCGGGGACAAGCCACCGACAGCCAGGTGTCAGACGTTTACGTGCGCCTGGGCTACGAATTCAACATGGCTTGTCGCGCATTCACTGCCATTCATGTTGACACATCTGACTTAGGAAACGTCCCTGATTCCTTGCGACATATACTTGAGGCGACGCTGAGCCAGGAGGCCAGCGCTGAGAGCTTAGAGAAATATTTGCCCAGGATCCGCGacataattattaatttgtTACACGGTCTGAAGCGCAAACAACAGAAGCTACGCCAGAAACAAGCTCGAGATCGCGACGGCCATGCGCCGCCCGACCGTGCAACCAGCGTCAGCACAGTTGGCAGTGGCAACAGCGGGCTCACCAACATGTTGGAGGAGGGTCTAGAGAATGGGTTCCAACCTCCACCTGAGGCGCAGCCGACTGAAAACTTACCATCGTCGAGCGGTAGTACGAACCGGTCTCCACGCCGCTTCAACGCTCAGCGTGAATCGTCTCGACAATCCGCGATATCAGAACAGTCTTCACTTTCTAGCAACACGATGCAAAACATGCCCGTGGTACCACCTTATCCTGAAGGCGAGAGCTCAATCCCTACGGGACCTAGTGCACCTTCTGGACCTCAGGGAGGAGAACTCAACATCGATTCGTTTCCTCCTCCGCCGCCCACTCCGCCGGACAACACTTCAAGCGCCCTGGCAGCTCTGCAGAAGGGTGGAGACTTAGAACGACGAGCTTCACGTCGGTACTCTCAATATCAAATATCCAAACATCTAGGTGGTGCCAATGGCGTTCCAATTTTGCCTTCGCAAAACTCGCCCATACCCAATAGAGGAAGAAAGGAGGTTCGAGAATCCCTGCGTGCTGTACAGGGTCGACAATCTATCCGGCACAACCGCAATAACTCAAGTCAGTCCATGCGAGCAAACACGGCCGAAGACTCTCCTGTCAGGATACCAGACAAGGTCTCTGAAGAGAATCCCGCAGCAGAACTGCCCTCCAAAATAGATAGTCCTGTGCCCCAGACTCCAGACGACGCATATGCTGCCAGCGCGACACTTAGCGGGCCTCCTACGGACCCTATGTTCTTTCAGGACGATGGTAATTCGCCCGAAACACCCAGAACTGAGAAATCCAAGCCCGAACCCGAGGTTGTACCCACACCACCATCAAAACCTGCTGCAACATCATACTTCCAAGACTCTCCACCTCCAACACCTTCAAAGGATCTCACCTTGTTCCTACAGTACAAGTCTAAAGTGAAGAAGTTTGTTTTGTCAGAGGGAAGGGCCGAGCTCACAATTGGACGGTTGCAACTCGCTTTTATTGAGAAATTCTCTTGGAATACACAACAGAATGGCGCAGATCTCCCCGAAATCTACATTCAAGACCCAATCTCCGGTGTACGCCATGAATTGGAGGATTTGGCTGATGTGAAGGATCGAACTGTTCTTGTCCTTAACGTAGAGGCTTTGGACGAGGTAAAGAGGCATATCGATGAGGGAATTGCTTCTTTGGCGGACATCGTTCGTGATGTTAAGCAAACAGTAACAGATCAAGGGGCAGCCCTTCAACGAGTGTCAGACCGGCAGCAGGAAGCAGCGAACGAGATGGCTCGACTCGCACTATCACCACCAGCGGCAGCGGCCTCGGCGGATGGAGGAAGAACACAATTTACCTCCGGACGCAAGTTGAATAACAGTCAACTCGGAGAATTAAGGAGCCTTAAACAAGACCTGGCTGTTATGCGCCAAACCTACTCTAATTTCCAAGCCGATATCCAGGATTCGATGGCTACTATTCGTACCAAAGCTGCCAACGTCAAGGTCGCCGCGACCAAGGCTGCTATCCCCGATATCGAGGGCGACGCTGGCTACTCATACGTTACTAGCGGACGCAAACAACTTAACGGTGACTCTGACCGATTGGTTGGTAAAGTGGACGACCTCCAGGATCTTATTGAGGACCTGCGCAAGGATGTGGTGCACCGTGGTGTCCGACCGCTACCAAGACAATTAGATTCCGTTGGCAAGGATATCGCGACTTTGAGCAAGGAATTGAAGAGAATGGAAGAATATATGGTTCAGGAGAAGCCCATCTGGACCAAGATCTGGGAGAAAGAACTAGAAGACGTTTGCCAGGGTCGTGACGAGCTTCGCCTTATGGAGGATCTTTTGGTTGATCTGAGAGACGATTTGGAGAAGGCTTCCGAGACGTTTACTCTTGTGGAGCAGGCGACTAAGGAACAGATGAAGGACAATGGCACTGGTGCCAGCGCTGGAAACGCTCGGCAATTCTCAAAGGGTCTCGTCAGCCTCGGTAACAGTACTGACCAGGGTGCGGCAAAGGAGGGTGTTCTCGGTGAAGTGAGAGCTTTACAACCAAACCATGAAGATCGCCTTGAGGCTATCGAGCGTGCCGAGAAGCTCCGCCAGAAGGAACTTGCAACGCGAAACATCAACCCCATGCATCGCGAAATCGTCAACTTTGTCGCAGATGGCAAGCTCAAGAAGTCTGGCGGGTTTGAAGAGGTTGAGCGGGCGCGCAAAGCCAAGGACGATCGAATCAGACGAGAGGTTTGGCAACGCCAGAACGGCATCATTCCTGAGAATCCCATCGGCGAGGAGGAGGTGGACGGCGAAGCAATCCAAGAAGccatggatgatgatgaagctgaATTCCTTAGACAAATGATAgccgaggaagaggccgccgcggcagcagcagcagcagaaggAGAGGACCAACCCCCACCTCCGCCACCAAAGGACGGCGATGACGATGGCAAAGGGCCGGAACAGCCGAACGGCGCATAG
- a CDS encoding hypothetical protein (BUSCO:42700at5125), whose product MNNSEKRRPGTGNSSTHTLRTGASSNNSRTSMPAMPAKVAMAATTNATPEETHETSSNNGGAPLKEKESAATGTNSTKEKDREKERKERRDKREKERGLEAALKEKDEKIAYLEKEMGIMEREFHRELDKLSQNESETATFWQAKHSALNQQYLRTDTELRLLRAEVEVREGEREELREGWEVLRRELKERDDEIRGLRGQVRGLKEWVSNSTRTDGQECDEVFGDGMARLGNGLQNWVIVNFRKAKINLDNLDEATLAEISELVPMYEELASSHKVYLLQSIVSRILVEMVFDAYFVGLTEEQTQQFRQLEKLLSSYADSDEAINQWRSSTLSLLRRDSSSLKESTSSVTEVILKRITRLLDALCGTSPSEARDSGLRVLVNNSIELARLVTVQKAVLRVNMPTVLPHQRIMFESETMEDLGGEDEESLTGREICCVAFPGVIKHGDEHGGHLQYRNVILKARVLCSPEQDGMSD is encoded by the exons ATGAACAATTCTGAAAAGCGCCGTCCAGGCACCGGGAACTCGTCTACCCATACCCTACGAACCGGTGCTTCGAGCAACAATAGCCGAACCAGCATGCCCGCCATGCCTGCAAAAGTTGCCATGGCAGCTACCACCAACGCGACCCCCGAAGAGACACATGAGACGAGCAGCAACAATGGCGGTGCCCCGCTcaaagagaaggagagcGCAGCTACAGGGACTAATAGTACAAAGGAAAAGGACCGTGAAAAGGAGCGCAAAGAACGGAGAgacaagagagagaaagagcgAGGACTAGAGGCTGCTCTGAAAGAGAAGGATGAGAAGATTGCGTACCTCGAGAAGGAGATGGGCATCATGGAACGCGAATTCCACCGCGAATTGGACAAGCTCAGCCAGAACGAAAGCGAGACGGCGACATTCTGGCAGGCCAAACACAGTGCATTGAACCAACAATATCTACGGACGGATACAGAGCTACGGCTTTTGCGCGCTGAAGTCGAAGTACGAGAAGGCGAGCGCGAAGAGCTTCGAGAAGGATGGGAGGTTCTACGGCGAGAACTAAAAGAGCGAGATGATGAGATTCGGGGACTGAGGGGTCAAGTACGAGGATTGAAAGAGTGGGTGAGTAACAGCACAAGAACAGATGGGCAAGAGTGCGACGAGGTCTTTGGGGATGGAATGGCACGGCTAGGTAACGGTCTTCAGAATTGGGTCATTGTCAACTTTCGCAAAGCCAAGATAA ATCTGGATAATTTAGACGAGGCGACGTTGGCTGAGATTAGCGAGCTTGTGCCCATGTATGAGGAGCTTGCATCATCACACAAGGTTTATCTACTACAATCTATTGTATCCAGGATATTAGTCGAGATGGTGTTTGACGCCTACTTTGTCGGCTTAACAGAAGAGCAGACGCAGCAATTCAGGCAACTAGAAAAACTGCTGTCTTCGTATG CCGACTCTGACGAAGCCATCAACCAATGGCGGTCCTCCACTCTATCTCTCCTCCGTCGAGATTCATCTTCTCTTAAGGAATCAACATCCTCCGTTACCGAAGTCATCTTGAAGCGAATAACCCGTCTTCTCGATGCACTGTGTGGCACATCTCCCTCAGAAGCTCGAGACAGCGGACTACGAGTTCTTGTCAACAACTCGATCGAGCTCGCGCGCCTCGTTACTGTTCAGAAAGCCGTTCTTCGAGTCAACATGCCTACAGTGTTACCACACCAAAGAATCATGTTTGAATCTGAAACGATGGAAGATTTAGGCggagaagacgaagaatCATTAACGGGGAGAGAAATCTGCTGTGTCGCTTTCCCAGGGGTGATTAAACATGGTGATGAGCATGGAGGGCATTTACAGTACCGAAATGTTATACTCAAGGCGAGGGTGCTATGCAGCCCCGAGCAGGACGGAATGTCTGATTAG
- a CDS encoding hypothetical protein (BUSCO:55215at5125): protein MSPAEDKSETAGEVDFGDNIDMLTFEQILEMDEPGDNEFSSSIVFGFFEQAEETFDQIKNALEEEDLEELSSLGHFLKGSSATLGLIKIRDGCEAIQRYGKNENLDGSPQTDNEKCLKLIGEYFTTVKEDYETVEKLLRQYYESKE, encoded by the exons ATGTCACCAGCTGAAGATAAG AGCGAGACCGCCGGCGAGGTCGACTTTGGCGATAACATCGACATGCTCACTTTTGAGCAAATTCTGGAGATGGACGAGCCAGGCGACAATGAGTTCAGTTCATCCATTGTGTTCGGTTTTTTCGAGCAGGCCGAGGAGACCTTTGACCAGATTAAGAATGCATT GGAAGAGGAGGATCTCGAGGAATTATCTTCTCTTGGCCACTTCCTCAAGGGTTCATCGGCGACGCTAGGACTCATCAAGATCAGGGACGGATGTGAAGCGATCCAGCGATACGGCAAGAATGAGAATTTGGACGGTTCTCCGCAAACAGACAACGAGAAATGCCTAAAGCTCATTGGCGAATATTTCACGACTGTCAAAGAGGACTACGAAACAGTAGAGAAGCTCCTGAGGCAATACTACGAATCAAAGGAATAA
- a CDS encoding hypothetical protein (BUSCO:52270at5125), whose product MPPKPVRASPTHFVCIPLAGPQLIRAVAAFRTEVTNPASFGIPPTAVRPVGTMHLTLGVMSLKDEGIQQAAEVLRSLKLTEFLANARAGTSLTEERLSLTLKGLHAMQSPAKTTVLYAAPVDTEGILYKFCEQIKTTFQEAGLMTKEDRPLLLHATVVNTIYVKDERGRRIRERLTIDARDMVSLYDDYVWLEDMPLDKVTLCRMGAKKIEGTDDEAYEVEAEVEL is encoded by the coding sequence ATGCCGCCCAAACCAGTCAGGGCGTCCCCAACACATTTTGTGTGCATTCCCTTGGCCGGGCCACAGCTCATTAGAGCTGTGGCTGCTTTCCGTACAGAGGTCACCAATCCCGCTAGCTTTGGTATTCCTCCAACGGCAGTACGTCCAGTCGGCACGATGCATTTGACCCTTGGTGTCATGAGCCTCAAGGACGAAGGCATTCAGCAAGCAGCCGAAGTACTCAGGAGCCTGAAGTTGACCGAGTTCCTTGCAAATGCCAGGGCCGGGACATCCTTGACTGAAGAGCGACTCTCGCTGACGCTCAAGGGCTTACATGCTATGCAATCACCGGCAAAAACTACGGTGCTTTACGCTGCTCCTGTTGACACGGAGGGGATCCTTTACAAATTCTGCGAGCAGATCAAGACTACGTTCCAAGAGGCGGGACTGATGACCAAGGAGGACAGACCGTTGTTACTGCATGCAACTGTGGTCAACACCATCTATGTCAAGGAtgagagaggaagaagaattcGAGAAAGGTTGACAATCGATGCACGGGACATGGTTAGTCTTTATGATGACTACGTTTGGCTAGAAGATATGCCTCTAGACAAAGTCACGTTATGTCGAATGGGTGCAAAGAAGATTGAGGGAACAGATGATGAAGCGTATGAAGTAGAGGCTGAAGTCGAGCTTTAG